Within the Dechloromonas denitrificans genome, the region TGATCGGCGATGTCGCGAATAACCTGGACGACCGAGGAAATCCGTTCCGACTGGTCGCCCAGCGCCAGGATGTTTTGCGTCGACAGGCGCACGGTGGCGGCGATTTCCTCCATGCTGCTGACGGCGTTGCCGATGACCGTCACGCCGCTCTCGCAGGCGTTGCCCGAGGCCACCGAAATGGCATGGGCTTGCGTGGCGTGGTCGACCACCTGCACCATGCTCGCGCTCACCTCTTCGGTAGTGCTCGCCACGCCGGCCGTGGACTGGCTCTGCGCCTGCGAGGTCAGCGCCACCTGATCGGCGGCGTTCACCATCAATCGGGCATGCAGGGTCACCTGATCGGCGTTGTTGCGGATTTCCGTCAGCATCTGCCGGAACATCTCGCGCAGGTGCTTGATCGAGGCGAGCAGGCTGCTCCGGTCGAGCGGATCGACCTCGATGCGCAGCCCGAGATTGCCGGCCGCGACATGGCGGGTGATTTCGCAGGCATAGCGAGGGTCGCCGCCGAGCAGGCGTTGCAGATTGCGAATCACCGCGCCGCCGAGGAGCGCGACGACAAGGGCAATGGCCAGTCCAAAGCCGCCGAGCCACAGGTAGTTGCTGCGGATGATTTCCGCCGCATTGATTTCGTCCTCGGCATTCCGGGCATTGGCCATGATCACCACTTGATCGATCACCGCCCGATGCTGCGCGTAAAGCGCCGCCAGCCTGGGCAGCAGACTCTCGGCGGCGGCGTGATTGTCGGCCTGCAGCGCCGGGATGAATTCCTTGTCGCGCAAATCGAGGAAGGCGATGCCCGGCCGGTAGGCATCCTCAACCATCAGGGTTTTCATTTGGCCGGCCGGCAATTGATCGACCCAGACCTTGTGGCGGACCTCGAAATCCTCGCGCAATTGCCGGCTCTTGTCGAAAAAGGCTGGCAGGGCCGCGCTCTCGGCACGGAGCATTTCCAGCACGACGAGATAGGATTCGATCAGATACTCGGGCGGCGGCAGGATATCGGCCACCAGATCCTTGCCCTGGACCACGCGCTGGTAGATCGGCCCATTGACCTGCACCTTGCCCAGGCCGTTGTAGACCATCGTTCCGGCAATGCCGAAGCCGAGCAGGAAAGCCAGCATCAGCAGCCGCAACTGGTGGCTGACCGACAATTCGAAAACCCGGCGAAAAACATTGAGATGGCTGAGCGCCGACTTGCTGACGACAGCACCGCCCTGTAGCCGGACGCTGGCCCGGCCTTCCCGGAACTGGCGATACAGCGCGTCGGCCGCCTCGACCTGGGCGCGCGTCGGCTTGGTGCGCATCGAGGTGTAGCCGACCACCTTGCCGCCCTCGTCGATCGGCGCGACGTGGGCATTCACCCAGTAGAAATCGCCATTCCTGCAGCGGTTCTTGACCACGCCGTTCCACGGCTTGCCCCGCTTCAGCGTCGCCCACATGTCGGCGAAGGCCTCGACCGGCATTTCCGGATGACGCACGACATTGTGGTTCTGACCGAGCAATTCCTCTTCGGGAAAGCCGGAGATCCGGATGAAATCCGGATTGACGTAGGTGATGACGCCGCGCAGATCGGTCTTGGTGACGATGGTCGCGCCCTCCTCCATCAGGACTTCCTGGCGCGTAATTGGCAGATTCGTTTTCATGGCTTTTTATTGTTGGTCCCTGACTGGCCCGACGAAAATGCGGCAAGGCTTTGTCGGGTGCGGGCAAAGACGACAAAAAGAGTGGAAAACGGCCTCGTCGGCGCATTAAAAGCAGGAAATACGCCTATCGCCGAGGCGGCCCGTTCCGAGCCGTCGTGCCTGGCCGAACCCCTTGCCGCACAAGCCAAGTGATCGACAGCGCGGGGTTCGGAGCGGTACGGAGGGCGATCTACAACCTTGTGCGAAAGACGACAGCCCCCGGGCCGGCCGGCAAACGCCCTCTTCCGGCTCAGTTGGCCAAGCTGCCGGCCGCCGCGAAATGGGCGTCGAGACGGGCGATCCAGCCGGCCTGGTCGGCCGGGCTGGCGAAACTCGCCTCGAAACTATTGCGCGCCAGCTGGTACCAGGTAGCCGCATCGAACTGGAAGGCGGCCTGCACCGCCCGGATGTTGTCGTTCAGGTAGCCGCCGAAATAGGCCGGATCGTCGCTGTTCAGCATGACCTTGACGCCCGCGGCAAGCAGCTTGCCGAGCGTGTGTTCAGCCATGCTCGGGAAGACGCACAGCCGGATGTTGGACAGCGGGCAGACGGTCAACGGAATGCCGTCGCGGACCAGCCGGTCGACCAGCGCCTGGTCTTCCAGCGCCCGCACGCCATGATCGATGCGGGCCGCGCCGAGCCCATCGAGAGCCTCAATGATGAAGGCCGGCGGGCCTTCTTCGCCGGCATGGGCGACGACCGGCTTGCCGAGTTCCTGGCAGCGGGCGAACAGGCGGGCGAACTTGCTTGGCGGATGGCCCTTTTCCGAGGAATCGAGGCCGAAACCATCGATCCGCTCGAGATGGGGTTCGGCCTCGGCCAACGTGACGAAACCCTCTTCCTCGCTGAGGTGACGCAGGAAACAGAGAATCAGGCGGCCGCTGATGCCCCAGCGCTGGCGACCGAGACGCAAGCCCTCGGCCAGACCGTCGAGCACCGTCACGAACGAAATGCCGCGGGCGGTGTGGGTTTGCGGGTCGAAGAATATTTCGGCGTGCAGCACGTTGTCGGCCGCGGCGCGCTCCAGATAGGCCAGCATCAGGTCGCGAAAATCGTCGGCGGTGCGCAGCACGTCGGCACAGGCGTAATAAAGATCGAGAAAGGACTGCAGGCTGTCGAAATCGTAGGCCGCCTTGAGCGCCGCTTCGTCGGCATAGGGCAGCGTCAGGCCGTTGCGGCGGGCCAGCGCGAAGGCCAGTTCGGGCTCCAGCGTGCCTTCGATATGAACGTGCAGTTCGGCCTTGGGCATGCGGCAGGCAAGGTCGAGAACGGAATCGGCAGGGGACGGGGTAATCATCGGCAGGTGCTCGGGATAGGGGTAACGGGGATTGTCGGTGGCTCGCCGGCATTGTGCAAACGGCCGGACAACGGCGGGTTCTGGCGGAAGGCCGGACGACCCATGACGTGGGTGGCGGCGACACAGCGTTCGTCACCGAGGATCATCATCGCGAACAGCTGGTCTTCCAGGCTGTTCCGCCGATCCAGCCGGAATGCCAGTTCCGGCGTGGCGCGTGGTTCGAGAACGACGAAGTCGGCTTCCTTGCCGCGCCTGAAGTTGCCGATGAAGGCGTCGAGATGCAGTGCCTGGGCACCACCTAGGGTGGCCAGGTACCAGGCCTGGAGCGGCGGCAGCGGGCTGCGATGCAGTTGCGACACCTTGTAGGCGTCGCCCAGCGTGCGGATCAGGCTGAACGAGGTACCGCCGCCGACATCGGTGGCCAGACCAACCTGGATGCCGGCATTCAGCGCCGCATGGTGGTTGAAGAAACCGCTGCCGAGAAACAGGTTGGAGGTCGGGCAGAAGGCGGCGGCTGCCCCGTGCCGGGCCATTTCGGCGATTTCGACGGGGGCCAGGTGGATGCAGTGGCCGTAGATGGTGCGCGGCCCGAGCAGACCGTATTGCGCGTAAACGTCGAGGTAGTCTCGGCAATGCGGAAACAGTTCGCCGACCCAGGCGATTTCGTCGGGGTTTTCCGCCAGATGCGACTGGACATGCAGGTCGGGCCGGCTGGCATAGAGCTCGCCGGCCAGCACCAGTTGATCGATGCTCGAGGTCGGCGCGAAGCGCGGCGTGATGCTGTAGCGCAACCGGCCCTTGCCATGCCAGCGCTCGATCAGGGCCAGGCTGTCGCGTTCGGCAGCGCGCACCGTGTCGAGCAAGTTGGCCGGCGCGTGACGGTCCATCATCACCTTGCCGCACAACATGCGCAGCCGGTGCCGCTCGGCCGAGGCCATGAAGGCATCGACCGATTCCGGATGCACCGTGGCGAACACCGAGGCGGTGGTGGTGCCGTGGGCGAGCAGCCGTTCGACGAAATAGTCGGCAGTCGTCTGGGCGACCTGCGGGTCGAAAAAACCGCTTTCGACCGGGAAGGTGTAGTCGTTCAACCAGTCGAGCAGTTGCCGGCCAAACGAGGCGATGATGGCCGACTGCGGATAGTGGCAGTGGGTATCGACCAGGCCGGGCAGAACCAGCTTGCCGGAGTAGTCGAAGACTTCGGCGCGGCCCAGCACGGCCGGCGGAATGCGGGCCAGGAGGTCGGCCCAGGGGCCGACATCGGCGATATGGCCGTCCTCGATCCACAGCGCCCCGTCCGGGAAATACTGGTAGCTGTCAGCCGCATCGGCGGCGCCGGGGTCCTTGAGAAAATGCAGGATCTGGCCATGCACCAGCTGGTAATGGGGTTGGGGCGTATCGTTCATGGCTGCTCAGCGGTTGCCGTTGACCAGTTGCCGGGCCAGGCGGTTGTGGGTGGCGACCAGCACCGGGAGGTCGAGCGGCAGCAGTTGGCCGTCGGCGACCACCGCTTTGCCGTTGATGATCGAATGGCGCACCGCCTGCGGCGTGCAAAAGACCAGCGCGGCGACCGGGTCATGCACGGCGGCGCCGGCCAGATCGAGACCGCCGGTCGAAAAGGCGACCAGGTCGGCGCTCATGCCCGGGGCCAGTGCGCCGATGTCGTCGCGGCCGAGGACTCTGGCGCCGCCCAATGTGGCCAGTTCCAGCGCCTGACGGGCGTTCATCGCCGCCGGGCCGTGGCTGACGCGGGCCAGCAACATCGCCTGCCGGGCTTCGCCGAGCAGGTGGGCGGCGTCGTTCGAGGCGCAGCCGTCGACGCCGAGGCCGACATGGACGCCGGCGGCGCGCATCGCCGGGATCGCCGCGATGCCGGAGGCCAGGCGCATGTTCGAGCAGGGGCAATGGGCGATGCCGGTGCCAGTACGGGCGAACAAGCCGATGCCCGGCGCGTCGAGCTTGACGCAGTGGGCGTGCCAGACGTCGTGGCCGACCCAGCCGAGCGATTCGGCGTATTCGGCCGGCGTCATGCCGAACTTCTCGCGGCTGTAGGCGACGTCGTTGTCGTTCTCGGCCAGGTGGGTGTGCAACGAGACGCCATGGCTGCGCGCCAGGGCGGCCGACTCGCGCATCAGATCGCGACTGACCGAGAACGGCGAACACGGCGCGACGACGATACGCTGCATGGCATGGCGGGCCGGGTCGTGCCAGGTCTCGATCAGGCGCTGCGTGTCTTTCAGGATGCTCGCTTCGCTTTCGACCAGCCGGTCCGGCGGCAGGCCGCCCTGGCTTTCGCCGACGCTCATGCTGCCGCGCGCCGCGTGGAAGCGCATGCCGATGGTCGCGGCGGCCTCGATCGAGTCGTCGAGACGGCTGCCGTTCGGGTAGAGGTAAAGATGGTCGCTGGAAGTCGTGCAGCCGGAGAGGATCAGCTCGGCCATCGCGGTCAACGTGGAAATCCTGATCATTTCCGGCGTCAGCCCGGCCCAGATCGGGTACAGGCGGCGCAGCCAGCCAAACAGTTCGGCGTCCTGGGCACCGGGAATGACCCGCGTCAGGCTCTGGTACATGTGGTGGTGCGTGTTCACCAGGCCGGGCAAGGCGACCGTGCCGGCCAGCGAGATCACCCGGTCGGCGCTGGCCGGCAGTTCGGCACGGCTGCCGACCGCCTCGATCACGCCGTCGCGGATGAAGACGCCGCCGCCGGGGATTTCGCGGCGGGCGGCGTCCATGGTGACGAGAACGTCGGCGTCTTTCAGTAGCAGTGTGGTCATGGCAGGAAAGGCTTGCCGAGCGAAGCCGGCAGGTTGAGTTGGAGCAGTCGACGGTCGCGCGAAATGACGACCAGCACGACGATGGTGGCGAGGTAAGGCAGCGCGGCGAGAAACTGCACAGGCACCGAAATGCCGAGCCCCTGGGCGTGGAACTGCAGGATGGTAACGGCGCCGAACAGGTAGGCGCCGAGCAGCAGCCGGCTCGGTTTCCAGGTGGCGAAGACGACCAGCGCGACGGCGATCCAGCCGCGCCCGGCGCTCATGTTCTGGACCCACAGCGGGGTATAGACGGTGGACAGGTAGGCGCCGGCAATGCCGGCCATGGCGCCACCGAAAGCCACCGCGCCGTAGCGGATGCCGAGCACCGGGTAGCCGATCGCATGCGCCGCTTCCGGCGATTCGCCGACCGCCTTGAGCAGCAGGCCGAGGCGGGTTTTGGCCAGGGTCCAGGCAACGCCGGCAAAGGCGATGAAGGAGAGATAGACCACCCAGTCCTGCTTGAAGAAGATCGGGCCGAGCAGCGGGATTTCCGAGAGCAGCGGAATGGCGATCGGCTGCAGGCCGGGCAGGCTGTAGCTGACGTAGTGCTGGCCGATGAAGGCGGAAAGGCCGATACCGAAGATGGTCAGGGCCAGGCCGCAGGCGGCCTGGTTGGCGGCCAGCGACAACGCGAAGAAGGCGAAGATCATCGCCGCCGCCGCGCCGGCCAGGGCCCCGGCCGGCAGGCCGGTGACCGCGCCGTAACCGGTTTCGGCAGCGACCGCAAAACCGGCGATGGCGCCGATCAGCATCATGCCTTCGACGCCGAGGTTGATGACGCCGCTGCGTTCGCTGACCAGTTCGCCGAGGCCGGCGAAGATCAGCGGGGTGGCGGCGGCCAGCGTGCCGGCAAAGACCGGGAGCAGGTGTTCGAGCATGGCGTTATCCTCGGGCAGCGGACAGTTGCGGGCGACGCAGGCGGTTATCGATGAAGGCATCGGCGCCGAGCAGGAAAAACAGCAGCATGCCCTGGAAAATGCCGGTAATCGCGGCCGGCATCTGCAGGCTGACCTGGGCCGCTTCGCCGCCGAGGTAGATCAGCGCCATCAGACTGCCGGCGAGGACGATGCCGAGCGGGTGCAGACGGCCGAGGTAGGCGACGATGATCGCCGCAAAACCGTAGCCCGGCGAGATATTGAGGTTCAACTGGCCGACCGGTCCGGCCACTTCGCCGACCCCGGCCAGGCCGGCGGTCAGGCCGGAAATGACCAGGCTGAACCACACCGTGCCCTTGGCCGAGAAACCGGCATAGCGCGCCGCGGCGGGCGCCAAGCCGCCGACCTCCAGCTGGTAGGCAAGGAAGCTCCTGGCGTTGAACAGCCAGAAGGCGAGCACCGCGAACAGCGTGATGAAGATCGAGGTATTGACCCGCGAGCCGTCGAGGAGAATGCCGAACAGCGCGTTGTCGGCGAACATGATCGACTGCGGGAAGTTCATGCCCTCCGGATCGCGCCACGGGCCGTTGACCATGTAGGAGAGGATGAAGTTGGCGACGTAGGCCAGCATCAATGTGGTCAGCGTTTCCTCGGCATTGAAGCGGGTCTTGAGCAGCGCCGGCAACGCCCCCCACAAGGCGCCGCCGAGGGCGCCGGCGACGACCATGGCCGGGATCACCCAGGCCGAAGCGCTGCCCTCCATATAAATGGCGACGCCGCCGCCGAACAGCGCGCCAACGATCAGCTGGCCCTCAGCGCCGATGTTGTAGATGCGCGCCTTGAAGCCAATGGCCAGGCCCTGGGCGATCAGGATCAGCGGGCAGGCCTTGATCAGCAGTTCGCTCCAGCCGTAGCTGCTGGCCAGCGGCTGAATGAAGAAGACTTCGAAGGAAGCGAGCGGCGGCTTGCCGAGCGCCCAGAACAGCACCGAGCCGGCGAGCAGCGTGGCGACGATGGCGATCAGCGGCGCCGTCCAGCGCAGCAACTGCGACGGCTGGGCGCGGGGTTCAAGCAGGTGCATGGCCGGACTCCGTGGGCTGGGCGGTTACGGCAAACAGGCCGGACATCTGCAGACCGACCGATTCGGCATTGGTCGCCGCCTTGGGCTGGGCGGCGGAAAGCTTGCCGGCGGCCAGCACGGCAATGCGGTCGCTGATCTCGAACAATTCTTCGAGTTCTTCCGAAACGACCAGAATGGCGACGCCGGTGCGCGACAGGTCGAGCAGCGTCTGGCGCAGGAAGGCGGCGGCGCCGACATCGACGCCCCAGGTCGGCTGGGCGACGATCATCACCTTCGGGGCGAGCATGATTTCGCGGCCGACGATGAATTTCTGCAAATTGCCGCCGGACAGCGACCGGGCCGCCGACCCTGGCCCGCCGCAGCGCACATCGAAGCGGGCGATGCACTGCTCGGCGAATTCCTTCGCTTTCCGGTAACTGACCAGGCCCCACTGCTTCATGCCCTGGCGGTGCGCCGTCAGCAGCGCGTTGCGGGCCAGCGACTGGGCAGGTACGGCGCCCCGGCCGAGCCGTTCTTCCGGCACGAAAACCAGGCCCTGGGCCCGTCGCCGGCCGGCATCGAGATGGCCGATGGCCTCGCCGGCGAGCCAGATGGCTTCGCGATCAACGGTCGTTTCGCCGGACAGCGCGGCCAGCAGCTCGGCCTGGCCGTTACCGGAAATGCCGGCGATGCCGAGGATTTCGCCGGCATGGACGGTCAGCGAGATGTTTTCCAGTGAAGTGCCGAACGGATCGTCGGATACCAGGCTGAGGCGGTCGACTTCGAGGACCGGCTTTGGTTCGCCGGTGTAGAGCGGCGCCGCGCAGACCGGCAGTTCGCGCCCGATCATCAGGCGGGCCAGACTGGCCGGCGTCTCGTCGCGCGGAATGGCGGTGCCGGTCACCTTGCCGCCGCGCATGATCGTCGCACGGTCGCACAGAGACTTGATTTCGTGCAGCTTGTGGCTGATGTAGAGAATGGAGACGCCTTCCGAGGCCAGCCGACGCAGCGTCTCGAACAGTTTCTGCACGGCTTGCGGGGTCAGCACTGAGGTCGGTTCGTCGAGGATCAGCAGTTGCGGGTCCTGCAGCAGACAGCGGACAATTTCGACGCGCTGCCGTTCGCCGACCGACAGGCTATGCACCATGCGCTGCGGGTCGAGCGGCAGGCCGTAGCGTTCCGACACTTCCTTGACGCGAACCGCCAGCGCCGGCAGGTCGAAAGGCTCGTCGAGCACCAGAGCAATGTTCTCGACCACGCTCAAGGTCTCGAACAGCGAGAAATGCTGGAAGACCATGCCGATGCCCAGTTGGCGGGCCTGCGCCGGGTTGGCGATGGCGACCTGGCGGCCGTTCCACATCATCTCGCCGTCGTCGGCCTTGACCGCGCCATAGATGATCTTCATCAGTGTGCTCTTGCCGGCGCCGTTCTCGCCGAGGATGGCGTGGATTTCACCCGGCTCGACCGACAGGCTGATGTCGTCATTGGCCACAACGGCGGGATAGCGTTTGGTGATATGCAGCAGTTCCAGGCGGGCGCTGGCGCTCATGGTTCCTCCGGCAGGCTGTGGGTATCGGGCAGGCGGCGCTGGCCGGCCTGCCTGATCAGTTGGCGACTGTTCTCGATCTGATAAAGCTGGGCGGCAACGGCCAGCGCAATGGCCGCCGGTTCCTTGCTGACGATGCCGGGGATGCCGATCGGGCAGGTCAGTTCGGCCAGCCGTTCGGGCGCCAAGCCGCGGTCGCGCAAGCGGTGTTCGAAGGAAGCGCGCTTGCTATGCGAGCCGATCAGGCCGAAATAGGCGAAATCCTGGCGCTTGAAAATTTCCTCGCACAACGAAAAATCGAGGCTGTGATTGTGCGTCATCACCAGGAAATAACTGCCGGCCGGCGCCCTCTTCACTTCGCTTTCCGGGATGTCGGTCAGCACTTGGCGGCAGCCCGCCCCCTCGGCCCCGGCAAAGCCCTCCTCCCGGCTGTCGATCCACGTCAGGCGGGCGCCCAGCGGCTGCAATTGGCGAACCAGCGCGCGCGCCACGTGGCCGGCGCCGAACAGGAACACCGGAAAGCGCTGGTCGGCGATTTCCTGCCGGAACAGCCAGTAGCTCGGGTCGCCGATCAGTTGGGTGCCGGCGCCCGGACTGTCGGTCAGTTGCCAGGCCGAGGCCGCCCCGAAGCGGTCGAGTTGGCGCTCCAGCCGCTGGCCGCCGTCGACCGCCAGCCGCCGCATTTGCCACAGTCCCAGACTGGCCGCCGGGATGGTTTCGAAGAGCAGCCAGACCACTCCGCCGCAGCACTGGCCGAGCCGGGCGCCGAGGTTGAAGCGAAGCAGTTCGGGCTGCCGACTGCCGGCGGCGAGCAAGCGCCGGGCATGATGGATCGCCTGCCACTCAAGATGGCCGCCGCCTATCGTGTCGCTGCTTCGCTGCTCGCCGACCACCATACCGGCCCCCGCCTCACGCGGCGCCGAACCCTGGGTCCGGGCGACGCTGACCAGCACGCAATCCCGGCCACTGGCCAGGTGCTGCGGCAGCGCGTGCAACCAGTCGTCGGGCCGGTTCTCGTCCATCACTGCCACCCGGTTTCCCGGCGCTGGCCGTTGGTGATGGCGCGCAGGATGGCTTCCGGCGTCGCCGGCGCACTCAGCTTGACCTGGCTGCCGGCCGGCAGCGTCGCGCCGACCGCGTCGCGCAGCGCCTGGAAGACCGACAGCGCGAGCATGAAGGGCGGCTCGCCGACCGCCTTCGAGCGGTGGATGCTGTCTTCGACATTGGCGTTGTCAAAGAGGCGGACGTTGAAGACTTCCGGCAAATCGCTGGCAGTCGGGATCTTGTAGGTCGAGGGCGCATGGCTCATCAGCCGGCCGGCCTGGGCGCCCTCGGTTTTCCACCACAACTCTTCGCTGGTCAGCCAGCCCATGCCCTGGATGAAGCCGCCTTCGATCTGGCCGATATCGAGCGCCGGATTGATCGAGCGGCCGACGTCGTGCAGCAGATCGACGCGCAGCACGCGGCTTTCGCCGGTCAGCGTGTCGATGGCGACTTCGCTGCACGAGGCGCCGTAAGCGAAGTAGAAGAAGGGCCGGCCGAGCTTGGTAACCGGGTCGAAATGGATTTTCGGCGTCTTGTAGAAACCGGCATCCCACAACTGGATGCGCGCCCGGTAGGCGGCCATCACCAGTTCGGGGAAGCTGGCGTCGTAGG harbors:
- a CDS encoding methyl-accepting chemotaxis protein — its product is MKTNLPITRQEVLMEEGATIVTKTDLRGVITYVNPDFIRISGFPEEELLGQNHNVVRHPEMPVEAFADMWATLKRGKPWNGVVKNRCRNGDFYWVNAHVAPIDEGGKVVGYTSMRTKPTRAQVEAADALYRQFREGRASVRLQGGAVVSKSALSHLNVFRRVFELSVSHQLRLLMLAFLLGFGIAGTMVYNGLGKVQVNGPIYQRVVQGKDLVADILPPPEYLIESYLVVLEMLRAESAALPAFFDKSRQLREDFEVRHKVWVDQLPAGQMKTLMVEDAYRPGIAFLDLRDKEFIPALQADNHAAAESLLPRLAALYAQHRAVIDQVVIMANARNAEDEINAAEIIRSNYLWLGGFGLAIALVVALLGGAVIRNLQRLLGGDPRYACEITRHVAAGNLGLRIEVDPLDRSSLLASIKHLREMFRQMLTEIRNNADQVTLHARLMVNAADQVALTSQAQSQSTAGVASTTEEVSASMVQVVDHATQAHAISVASGNACESGVTVIGNAVSSMEEIAATVRLSTQNILALGDQSERISSVVQVIRDIADQTNLLALNAAIEAARAGESGRGFAVVADEVRKLAERTATATREIAGMIQAIQGGMHAAVKAMESGVTQVDKGVALANEAGVAIQHIRDSAARVVAVVASISGALQEQGTATENIRAHVEKISGLSDENNSVAGEALLGAQKLLETATGMQSTVSRFAV
- a CDS encoding adenosine deaminase, which codes for MITPSPADSVLDLACRMPKAELHVHIEGTLEPELAFALARRNGLTLPYADEAALKAAYDFDSLQSFLDLYYACADVLRTADDFRDLMLAYLERAAADNVLHAEIFFDPQTHTARGISFVTVLDGLAEGLRLGRQRWGISGRLILCFLRHLSEEEGFVTLAEAEPHLERIDGFGLDSSEKGHPPSKFARLFARCQELGKPVVAHAGEEGPPAFIIEALDGLGAARIDHGVRALEDQALVDRLVRDGIPLTVCPLSNIRLCVFPSMAEHTLGKLLAAGVKVMLNSDDPAYFGGYLNDNIRAVQAAFQFDAATWYQLARNSFEASFASPADQAGWIARLDAHFAAAGSLAN
- the guaD gene encoding guanine deaminase; amino-acid sequence: MNDTPQPHYQLVHGQILHFLKDPGAADAADSYQYFPDGALWIEDGHIADVGPWADLLARIPPAVLGRAEVFDYSGKLVLPGLVDTHCHYPQSAIIASFGRQLLDWLNDYTFPVESGFFDPQVAQTTADYFVERLLAHGTTTASVFATVHPESVDAFMASAERHRLRMLCGKVMMDRHAPANLLDTVRAAERDSLALIERWHGKGRLRYSITPRFAPTSSIDQLVLAGELYASRPDLHVQSHLAENPDEIAWVGELFPHCRDYLDVYAQYGLLGPRTIYGHCIHLAPVEIAEMARHGAAAAFCPTSNLFLGSGFFNHHAALNAGIQVGLATDVGGGTSFSLIRTLGDAYKVSQLHRSPLPPLQAWYLATLGGAQALHLDAFIGNFRRGKEADFVVLEPRATPELAFRLDRRNSLEDQLFAMMILGDERCVAATHVMGRPAFRQNPPLSGRLHNAGEPPTIPVTPIPSTCR
- a CDS encoding 8-oxoguanine deaminase, with the protein product MTTLLLKDADVLVTMDAARREIPGGGVFIRDGVIEAVGSRAELPASADRVISLAGTVALPGLVNTHHHMYQSLTRVIPGAQDAELFGWLRRLYPIWAGLTPEMIRISTLTAMAELILSGCTTSSDHLYLYPNGSRLDDSIEAAATIGMRFHAARGSMSVGESQGGLPPDRLVESEASILKDTQRLIETWHDPARHAMQRIVVAPCSPFSVSRDLMRESAALARSHGVSLHTHLAENDNDVAYSREKFGMTPAEYAESLGWVGHDVWHAHCVKLDAPGIGLFARTGTGIAHCPCSNMRLASGIAAIPAMRAAGVHVGLGVDGCASNDAAHLLGEARQAMLLARVSHGPAAMNARQALELATLGGARVLGRDDIGALAPGMSADLVAFSTGGLDLAGAAVHDPVAALVFCTPQAVRHSIINGKAVVADGQLLPLDLPVLVATHNRLARQLVNGNR
- a CDS encoding ABC transporter permease, which encodes MPSSITACVARNCPLPEDNAMLEHLLPVFAGTLAAATPLIFAGLGELVSERSGVINLGVEGMMLIGAIAGFAVAAETGYGAVTGLPAGALAGAAAAMIFAFFALSLAANQAACGLALTIFGIGLSAFIGQHYVSYSLPGLQPIAIPLLSEIPLLGPIFFKQDWVVYLSFIAFAGVAWTLAKTRLGLLLKAVGESPEAAHAIGYPVLGIRYGAVAFGGAMAGIAGAYLSTVYTPLWVQNMSAGRGWIAVALVVFATWKPSRLLLGAYLFGAVTILQFHAQGLGISVPVQFLAALPYLATIVVLVVISRDRRLLQLNLPASLGKPFLP
- a CDS encoding ABC transporter permease; its protein translation is MHLLEPRAQPSQLLRWTAPLIAIVATLLAGSVLFWALGKPPLASFEVFFIQPLASSYGWSELLIKACPLILIAQGLAIGFKARIYNIGAEGQLIVGALFGGGVAIYMEGSASAWVIPAMVVAGALGGALWGALPALLKTRFNAEETLTTLMLAYVANFILSYMVNGPWRDPEGMNFPQSIMFADNALFGILLDGSRVNTSIFITLFAVLAFWLFNARSFLAYQLEVGGLAPAAARYAGFSAKGTVWFSLVISGLTAGLAGVGEVAGPVGQLNLNISPGYGFAAIIVAYLGRLHPLGIVLAGSLMALIYLGGEAAQVSLQMPAAITGIFQGMLLFFLLGADAFIDNRLRRPQLSAARG
- a CDS encoding ABC transporter ATP-binding protein — encoded protein: MSASARLELLHITKRYPAVVANDDISLSVEPGEIHAILGENGAGKSTLMKIIYGAVKADDGEMMWNGRQVAIANPAQARQLGIGMVFQHFSLFETLSVVENIALVLDEPFDLPALAVRVKEVSERYGLPLDPQRMVHSLSVGERQRVEIVRCLLQDPQLLILDEPTSVLTPQAVQKLFETLRRLASEGVSILYISHKLHEIKSLCDRATIMRGGKVTGTAIPRDETPASLARLMIGRELPVCAAPLYTGEPKPVLEVDRLSLVSDDPFGTSLENISLTVHAGEILGIAGISGNGQAELLAALSGETTVDREAIWLAGEAIGHLDAGRRRAQGLVFVPEERLGRGAVPAQSLARNALLTAHRQGMKQWGLVSYRKAKEFAEQCIARFDVRCGGPGSAARSLSGGNLQKFIVGREIMLAPKVMIVAQPTWGVDVGAAAFLRQTLLDLSRTGVAILVVSEELEELFEISDRIAVLAAGKLSAAQPKAATNAESVGLQMSGLFAVTAQPTESGHAPA
- the xdhC gene encoding xanthine dehydrogenase accessory protein XdhC, which gives rise to MDENRPDDWLHALPQHLASGRDCVLVSVARTQGSAPREAGAGMVVGEQRSSDTIGGGHLEWQAIHHARRLLAAGSRQPELLRFNLGARLGQCCGGVVWLLFETIPAASLGLWQMRRLAVDGGQRLERQLDRFGAASAWQLTDSPGAGTQLIGDPSYWLFRQEIADQRFPVFLFGAGHVARALVRQLQPLGARLTWIDSREEGFAGAEGAGCRQVLTDIPESEVKRAPAGSYFLVMTHNHSLDFSLCEEIFKRQDFAYFGLIGSHSKRASFEHRLRDRGLAPERLAELTCPIGIPGIVSKEPAAIALAVAAQLYQIENSRQLIRQAGQRRLPDTHSLPEEP